The sequence gagaaccagacggcggtgaagactgggacccctcccccccagaagacgtcggaagaagcaagccccccccctcttaaaagagctaaagaagagagggggggccccggagctgactaataaaatattttaaaaacctgtgtagcgtgtttatttttttcaacactttacttccaggtgaatgggtaggggtacgatgtaccccatactcattcacctagggtggggggccggtatctgggggcccccttgctaaagggggctcccagattccgataagccccccgcccgcagaccccgacaaccaacggccagggttgtcgggaagaggtcctgtccttatcggaccagttaagacagctcccatagggaaacattcattttcacgcgttatgcgacatgagctcccaatgtcggagcgtttgtcggactagtgtgaacccggcctcaatcgCTGTCTTTTAATACACATACACCTGTCAGCATCACTGCACCATAGTTTTCCAAGTCTGCATGCATGCACTATTTTTACCTTGCtagtttaggcctcattcacacgggtcACACATAACCCTACACCCGTGGAGGACCGCCTTTACtcacacagggatgcacaggtgttccatgcaggcAGTCCCCATTGTGAATTGAAACGCAGCAACTGCTTGGACAGAGCTGCTGCTCCCAATGTCACACCTGTGTGGGTGCACGGCCTTGGacagggatgcacagaacacctgtgcatccccatgcaggtaAACACGGCTCTCCATGGGCATGTAGTTATATACATGTGGATGAGGCCTTGGAGTGTTTACATAAAGAAAAAACTCAAgttcaaaaaagcaaaaatgtgaattttttattttttttgcatttgagcCTACAAAGCATTGCAACTGTAATAGCGAAACATGGGGGTAGTGCTCTGGCTTCTGAAAACTATTCCTCCGTTCACATCgatgcgatttgacatttcaAATTGCAGCCTATTGCCAGCAACGTCACCGTCCAAATCTGTGCGACGGCAATTTTGCGACGCCGCACCGATTTCTAAAAGTGGTACTGAGGAGTGACCTCTGTCTGGATGGAGACAGGGATAGGATTGGGGGAATGAATGTAGCCGGGATGGGATTGGGGCGCtgaatggagctgggatggggttgtggtggtggtggatCGAGCTGGGATGGCAtcagggtggtggatggagctgggatggcatAGGGGGAattgatggagctgggatggggtcTTTGATTTGAGGGGAATGAGGGTTAGAGGATATGTGCtagggggtgctttgggaggggagaaGAATTGTgctgggggagggtggggggtcaAACTTtaaatctgcacccccccccccgctagaaAAAGTCCTCTCTAACCCAAAACAAAGCACCTACTAGCACGAATAAACTAGTCCccacccagtggtgtatttaggttttgtgctgccctaggcctgacgaaactcgtgcaccccctaatttaaatatgacacaccccttccctGTCAAGACCGCACCCCCATTTAAGAAccaccctgacattttccagtggggacactagttctgaggaccTTGGGGGGGCAGTAGGgtcccctaatttgcagggatttactcTGACTTCCGGTTTTGCTATGGAGCCCGTCGGCTGACTTTTTGACAGTTTTTAGCGGCAGAGGCGGCAATAATCCACTGTGCAGTGAGTGCAGTCGGCAGGGAGAGGAATGCGATTGTGGCGGGTGGGGGTGTGTGGGACCATGACGGTCAGACCTCGGGCACCCTGCCTGTCTGTCTCTGCCTCACTCCCTCCTCCCTGCACATCACATGGAGCTAAAGAGATCCCACaagggaaggaggaagaagagggagcTGCGGCGCGCCTCTCAATGCAGTGCTGGTGCCAGTCTGGACCTGGTGTCACCCTAATGTGGgctgcaccccccgcacccccatgTCAATGCCACTGGCCACTGCATCCCAACTGACATGAACAGAACTGCCTGCATGAGGATGCATAGAAAACCTGTGTATTTCCATGCGAGCAAACACGGCCCTCACGCTGGTGTACGCTGCAGTATGCCTGCGTgacgtacgttcagaggcagttggacgcttttttcaactgcccctaaactcatttaatgttatcctatgtgaccatgtacacagtctagtTTATTGCCGTTTTTGGGTAGTTGCATTTGATACCTAATACATGGAAAGTattcactttttgagttcagtTCTATCTAGTGTATCTATTCCCCATTTTTTAGGCTTTGGATAGAGTgtggaaggattagaacccctgtcagattttactGCTGTCAGAGGATCCATTGAACAGAGgttttacctgtttatctgctgtcttcttctcttctctacatctgtttaAATCCACAATTTATAAAGCTTGcctgaactttaaaaaaaagggggacggaGAGCTGAAATTGCTCAGTgcagagagctgattggaggggagggaccccccccccctgcaggaacagagatgatgctgtcagtcacaggctgtgtgctggaggtctCCCCCATCACCTTTTTTCtcatggtgtcaggaaaacttatcAGAAGTGACTCTGCAccgggcagcagacagaaatgacacttatagctagattcacatacatggccgcaactttaaggcggcgtagcttaaggcatttaagctacgccgccgtaagttagcgaggcaagtacatgattcacaatgtacttgcctgctaagttacggcggcgtagcctaaagcgggcgggcgtaatggcgcctaattcaaatttagctaagggggcgtgttttatgttaatggggcttgacctgacgttttttacgtttttttttaactgcgcatgctccgtgcgcctacatttcccagtgtgcattgcggctacgtccgccgcacgggcctattgatttcgacgtggacataaactacgtaaatccctattcatggacgacttacgcaaacgacgtaaaatttttgaattttggcgcgggaacggcggccatacttaaagcggtggttcccccttaaaaacaacttttttttattccactggccccccacattacaatcgaattaaggctattattttttttttgctgctgtacataccttgatacagcatcttcacccgtgcatccgggttgcgagtcccgcgggagtgggcgttcctcacatgtgtttgattgacgtttttcggaaaaacgagctcccccctgtcgcgtaagccgcgtcacggttggcgaaaggagccgaacggcgagtcggcgctatactgcgcatgcgcatcgccgttcggctcctttcgccaatcgtgacgcagcttacgcgacggggggagagctcgtttttgggaaaaatgtcaatcaaacacatgtgaggaacgcccactcccgcgggactcgcaacccggatgccacgggtgaagatgctgtatcaaggtatgtacagcagcaaaaaaaaaataatagccttaattcgattgtaatgtggggggccagtggaataaaaaaaagttgtttttaagggggaaccaccgctttaacattactattccatctatttgatggaataactttaggcggcctatctcttacgtaaacggcgtaaatgtactgcggcggccgggcatacgttcgagaataggcgtatctaccgatttgcatattctacgccgaccgcaatggaagcgccacctagcggccagcctcaatattgcaacctaagataggacggcgcaagccgacgtatcttagatatgtttaagcgtatctctgtttgagaatacacttaaatattattattattattattattattattattattatacaggatttatatatcgccaacagtttgtgcagcgctttacaacatcagggaagacagtacagttacagtacaattcaattcaatacaggagggatcaaagggccctgctcgttagagcttacagtctagaagggagggtcaagtggaacaaagggtagtagatgtggggggtgatcagatggacaaaattaaagtacagttgttaAATGTGGGTAGAGGatgtctgaagaggagggttttcagggatcctctaaaagctaatagagaaggagatagacggacagattggggtaaggagttccataggcttggagaggctctggaaaagtcctggagacgagcatgagaggaggtgatgagagagctagagagcaggaggtcttgagaagaacggagagaacgattaggttatataggtcggcgcagattctgagttaggtcggcgtatctactgctacgccggcctaactctttctgaatctagctattagtgctctggattgagacaagtacacactctagaacggggatatgcaattagcggccctccagctgttgcagaactacaaatcccatgaggcatagcaaggctctgacagccacgagcatgacacccagaggcagaggcatgatgggatttgtagttttgcaacatctggaggtccgctaattgcatatccctgctctagaaggatatgctttgttcatattttcatGTCtggggtttaaaaccacttcagcctaggttcacactgctgcgaattcaaaagcgcgattttaccgcgatttcggccgcaatttaatgtaaatcgtggcccgaaatcgcaaaaagtagtacaggaactactttttgaaatcgcagatgcagcgtcgcactgattaggaactactttttgaaatcgcagatgcagcgtcgcactgattaggacagtgccattgccgacaattgccgccgatttgagatgcgatttgacatgtcaaatcgcatctcaaatcgttccaaatcgtacccagtgtgaaccagggctaatggATGTTATGACCTGTTAAAGTCAGCTTAGTTTGAtaagattttatttttctgcacccATATAAGCAAACTGCACAATATGATCTGTTACTGTGCTTTGTAACGTTTAGTGATCACATTGTCTTGGAATGTTACATTTGACTTTTTGTGATTTCTTTAGAGTACAATGGATGTTTTGGAGGAAGAGCTGAAGTGCCCGATCTGTCACTGTGTCTTTGAGGACCCTCGAGTTTTACCTTGCTCACATAACTTCTGTAAGAAATGCTTAGAAGGTGTCCTCGAAGGCAATTCTAGGCACGTGCTATGGAGACCTTCCAGCTTTAAATGTCCTACCTGTCGTAAAGAAATTTCAACAATGGGTGGCAACAGCCATCAGGTTAACTATGTGCTAAAAGGAATTGTGGAGAAATATAACAAGATTAAAGCCACTCCAACTATGCCAATATGTAAGGATCACAATGGACAACCCCTGAATATCTTCTGCTCCACAGACCTTAAACTAATCTGTGGGTTCTGTGCTACCAGTGAAGAGCACAAAGACCACGTCTTCTCCTCCTTTGACGATGCCTATAGTCAGGAAAAGCGTTCTTTGGAAACCTTGTGCCATGGGATTGAAAACTGGCGAAACATGGACATCCAAACCCACTTGACTATATTGGAGACCAGCAAGAGGGAATCTCTTCAGCTGCTGGCAAAGGATTCGGACAAAGTGAAGTCTTATTTTGAAAAGCTGCAGCATGTGCTAGAGCAGAAGAAAAATGAAATCCTCTCCGATTTTGAAACCATGAAACTTGAAGTCATGCAAGCTTATGATCCAGAGATCAACAAGGTGAACTCCATTATGAATGAGAAGAAGAAGGCTTGCGACATTGCTGAGGATTTTAAGAACATCACAGATCCATTTCTTTTTCTTCAGAAAATGGAGGAGTTTCGAGAAAAAGTTCAGCGTATTAAAGCTCCCTTGCCATCTCCAGCAGATATCGCCGCCATTTCTTGTATGAAAAACTTTGATACCAGCATGTGGGATAGCATCAGACTCATAGATGTTGACAAACTTGGTTTACCACAGAAGGGACCCGCCAAACCTCAACAAGTTCACCTGAAGTTCCCCTTCTCCGCTAGAGCTGGATCTGCGGCACTTCTGCTTTTGGTCTTGGTGTTGGTGGCTCTTTACTTTGCTCTATATATCGACTTTACTCAGTTCGCTGATAGGTACCTGCAGCCTACATTCGTCTACTTATCAGAAGCATCAACTCTGATTGCAGAGAAAGCCGACATTTACAAGGACCTGATTATAGAACAGATGTATCTACTTGGCGAAAACATCCATAAATATTCCACAATGTTACTGGAGCAAGTTGCATTTTATATCTGTAAATACAGACTGTAACATTTAttgcagttatgccgcgtacacgcgattttttttcggcatgaaaaaaaacaacgggccatattctgagtatagttacgatggagtatctcaggaaactccgtcgtatctctcttttttgacccgcgtatctatgcgagtgattcctagaataattttcgcatagatacgctgtagatccgacactgtcggatcttaaatgtaattcgccgccggccgctaggtggcgtttacgttcaggtctcatttgtttatgcaaatgagcccgatACGCTGATTCCtgaacgaattcgcgtcgcgtaaccgtcgtttgcgtaagcgtaaggttacccctgctatatgaggggtaaccttacgccagtcccacgtatgccatgttaagtatggcgtcgggtccgcgtcgtcttttcccgtcgggtacgtcgttttcgtaagtcgttcttgaatacgactttacatcaatgacgcacacgtcggcgtcattgacgttttccgccgagaactggctcatgcgcactgggctatttttagcccggcgcatgcgcagttcgatcggaacgggggcacgcttaatttaaatataagccaccccctttgaaatacgccgggccttttacactacgcctccgcaaactacggtgcaagtgcttgaggaatatggcacttgctccagtaagttggggcggcgtagtgtaaatggcttacgctatgtCCACAGGaaaagtacgagaatctggcccatagtttttaaaaacgtcatttaaaatgatcgtgtgtgggcttcacatcgtttttcggcttctcaaaaaaattcgaacatgctgcattttttaatgtcgttttaaaaaatgtagtttttcgggttgtaaaaaatgattgtgtgtgggctaaaatgacgttttaaacccgcgcatgctcagaagcaagttataagacgggagcgctcgttcaggtaaaactaccgtttataatggagtaagcacattcatcacgctgtaacagacagaaaagcgtgaatcgtcttttactaacacggaatcagctaaagcagcccaaaggcgaatagaacttcccctttagagttccgtcgtacgtggtgtacgtcacagcgcttttttcatcattttttaaaaatgatggtgtgtgggcactgtcgtttttaatgatgaagttggaaaaactttgttttttggacatgctgaaaaacaacgttttttttcatgccgaaaaattatcatgtgtacgcggcattataccatGAGTAGTAAACCATTCAGGTGAGCCTGCTCTTCACAcgctaatggcgcgtacacacgatcggaaattccgacaagaaaagtccgatgtgagcttttgatcggaaattccgaccgtgtgtcggctccattggacttttcctgtcggaatttcctccaACAAAAATTTGATGAGGCTacaacacgatcagattttccgtcggaaaaaccttggatggtttttccgacggaattccgctcaagcttggcttgcatacacacggtcacacaaaagttctctgaactttcgaccgtcaagaacgaggtgacgtacaacactacgacgagccgagaaaatgaagttcaatgct comes from Rana temporaria chromosome 2, aRanTem1.1, whole genome shotgun sequence and encodes:
- the TRIM13 gene encoding E3 ubiquitin-protein ligase TRIM13 gives rise to the protein MTASTMDVLEEELKCPICHCVFEDPRVLPCSHNFCKKCLEGVLEGNSRHVLWRPSSFKCPTCRKEISTMGGNSHQVNYVLKGIVEKYNKIKATPTMPICKDHNGQPLNIFCSTDLKLICGFCATSEEHKDHVFSSFDDAYSQEKRSLETLCHGIENWRNMDIQTHLTILETSKRESLQLLAKDSDKVKSYFEKLQHVLEQKKNEILSDFETMKLEVMQAYDPEINKVNSIMNEKKKACDIAEDFKNITDPFLFLQKMEEFREKVQRIKAPLPSPADIAAISCMKNFDTSMWDSIRLIDVDKLGLPQKGPAKPQQVHLKFPFSARAGSAALLLLVLVLVALYFALYIDFTQFADRYLQPTFVYLSEASTLIAEKADIYKDLIIEQMYLLGENIHKYSTMLLEQVAFYICKYRL